The sequence below is a genomic window from Lolium perenne isolate Kyuss_39 chromosome 7, Kyuss_2.0, whole genome shotgun sequence.
ATTGAGGATGCGAACACGCAGTACAAGCATGGGTAAGCGATTCCAGTTTATATGGCTGTAGCCGGTCTGCATATCTAACTTTTGTTTACTGTTTTTGTCCTTCTCGCTATAAGCTTTTACTGATTGTTGGATCGTGACACTTCTATGTGCATGGGTAGAGTATAGTGTGTATTGTGTAAAGATCCCTAAAATATTCTTTAGTCTTACACCAAACTTAGACATACATTTAGTGCTTATGAGACTGGATTGTATGCTTTGTCTGGGTTAGTGCTCCTGCTATCTCACCCACATGTATGCGCCGTGACATCTCTGCATCTTCCTTTCTCTGAGAAAGCAGGTCTGTGCATATTCTCTCACCACGCACTTACTCACAAGAGTGGTCGGAGAATGTGCACCTATGTCAAGACGCATTGCATGGGTGAGAAATATGACGGCTCGCTCCTACAAGTGCAGAGGTTCAGCCCATATTTGGTGCATTTCAAATCTAGCAATAATAATCTGTGCAGCCACAAATTCACTGAACATGAAAAAGCACACCGTCTCCTTTCCATGCTCTGGCCTTTGATCTGTATCTGGTTATGTTTATTTGTCGAACTATCCAGTGATTTGTTCTTCTATATTGGGTCTTTGGCATTCCTGCTATCACTATAAGTTGGAAAATTCCTCTTGCAACACTTAGATACACTCTTAAACACATTGATTTAAAATCTGCAGTAACATAGCTAGACATTTTGATGTTTCAACTTTTTAATAGCAAACGTGTATTTTATAGATATGCAAAATCTACAAATGCCTCTTATCGGTATGGCAGTTTGGTCATTCCATGTTCTTTTTATTCTTGTTCTGAACATTTGAAAATGTATTTCATTCTAGGGATACCGATGGAATCATCAATGTTACTCCTGGGGAAATGAGAGGCATCATCGAAGTTATAGCTGAGACGGGGAAGTTCTGGTATTATACTGGACCTGGATGAATTTACATACACTTAATGTTATTTAGAGATTCTTTGAATGTTGAAAGCAACTCCATTCTTCATATTTCTGTTCGGATCTGCAACTTATAATTGGGTTTTCTTCCTTATAGAAAATAGATGATGTCTTGTTCTTATCTTTGTGTAAAATGTGTAACAGAATGTCGATAGGTAGCATTTGAAAATGGGCAGCAGTTGTTGTTCTAGATGAGCCAAGCTTAGGTTGATTTAATTGTTCACTTTTATACTTTTGAAGAGATAGTTGCTGGTCTGGAACATATGGACAAATTTTTCTGTAGTGAGAAtgtttttttttttcgagaaaacgcaaagggCTCTTTgcatttcatttcattgaaaagatagaAGTTTTACAACCCTCCTAGGAGGTAGTGAGAATGTGAGGTTTCCTTTTTATTCTTGCCATTGTGATTAACTTCCGCTTTACAGGCATGAATGGAGTTTTCTCAAGAGGTTGTTGTCTCTCCAATTGATGCAGGTATGGGGAGCCATGAAAAGAGCTTCACAATGTTTGTAGATTATTGTATTGGCTATGTTTTGTCAGAATATAGTAGCTTTACTTTCTAAGCTGATTTTCATCATTTCACATATATAGGTCTTGGGTGAATATTCTGAGGTTCAAATGGTGATGCgagaagatgggcagcaacagaaTTCTTTGTCTGCGGAGGCACACTCAGAGCTGTTTAGCCAGCTAAATGATGGTACTGTTTTAAGACTTCAAGTTACTTTATGCCTTCACATTTTGCTGTTGCGATATTAAGGTTTTAACAAAATTCACATTAGTGTACGATGTATATGTTTCTCTCGCCCCCTTAAATTTTGATAAGGTCCTAGACTCCTCATATCTTCTCACTAAGTGCAGCTTTGTTAACTTTGGCATACTTAGCAATCAGCCATTGATTCGGGTATGTAGTTTGTGCATTGTCATAACTCATGTTGGCTGTCAAGAATATGAACTGCACACTTTAATGCAATTGAAAGCACTAATATGCAGCTGGATATCTACCTTTAGGAACATGAATAAGTCAAGGCACTAATACGTTGGTTTGTTGTTTCACAATTCTGTTACATGACTTTCTGTTACTTGTATTTTTGAATAATAGCCTGCAGTTAAAAACTTAAAATGACAGCATCATTTGGTGGGTTTTGAATTGTTTGTTGGTGTTTCACTACATAACAGAGTCGAAATGTAGTACTCCCTCTGATCCTAAAAAAATGTCGCACGAACGTTTTTGCAAGCACACCCTCAATCATTTTAGCTAATCAACCCGCAGTCCTTCGCCAGCTAGCTTGCATGCATCTGTACCTGGGACCATATGCATGTGCGGCTCGGTAGTATGCGAGGACACGCATGGTGCAGTGCATGTGGGCAGCTCGTCATCAAATTGATTAATTTATAAGGGGTTAGCAGCAAAACATAATTAGACTATAGCTTGGACACTCTTttaggatcggagggagtatgttTATTCAACTCGACACTTAGAATACGTTTGGTCTTATGTTGTTGCTCTGTTTTTCAGAGCTGATGTGGAAAAATAGTTGTGAAAAATATGATCAGTTCTTTCACAAATCGGATTTAGGTTAAGGCAAATTGTGTGGTAGTTATCCTTCTGATGTTTGCACTCGTTTGTCGTGTTATTTCGAATGGAATATCCGTTTGTGACCGGATTTTCTGTAAAAAAAAAAGTACCTTGCCAGATACCAAAATATCCTAAGTTGATTGTACCAGACCAGATTATCGATATGATAAGAGGTGATGTCTGACGTACTTTGTGTGGAGCATGAACAGATCCTGATCATTTGTTTGCACATCTTTGCAGCCCTCTTGAGGTTTGAAGAAGGTCCTCCATTTACACTGCAAAGACTTTGTGAGGTGATGATTTTTCCCTTTAGTTTGATTCTAAAATTTCCTTGATGATATAATGTCGGTAAAGCAGTTACTCACGAAAGGAAGGCGATGTGGTTCCATTTGTGTGTTGCATTGGTGTTGTTTCGAAAGGAGCCTTATACTAACTTTCTGTTTGACAGATTCTGTTGGATCCAAAAGGAACATATAAGAAATTGTCGAAGCTCGCTTTGGCTTTGGAGAAGGTTTGTTACCTGAACTTTCACCATCACGTAGAGCATATCAATACTACATGGTTATTATGTTACTCTGTACCCTGCAttgtatgagtttaacttctttaTCTGGAGCATCAACTTTTCCGCTTATTGGACTACAACTTGAAATGCTGTCTAATAGATCACAAGTAGTTCTTTGTAAACTACAATAGATCTTTGTTGCCAACTTTAAGCTTTCTTATTTGCAGACCCTTCTAGTCACGTCTACTATAACCAAGTGTACCGACCCATACCCAGTTGCCCACGGTCCAAATTCCGAAGCAACAGCAATCACAGAAATCACAGATCCTGTCGATGCAAAACCTGAAAAGCTGCCGGAACATCCTGCAGCGGTTTCCAACGGAACAGAACATGCAGGAGGTGATGGTGATGAAGAGATGGCTGACGCAGAAGCCGAGGCAGGGCCCGGTAGCCATGATGATGTCGAGATGCAGGAGGAGAAGCCTGATCATCATATGGCAGGTGTCGACTCCCATACCAGCTCAGGCGTGGCTGCTACTTGTGGAACGGTCGGTAGCAGTGAACAATCTCTGGAGCCGCAGAGCTGATTTTGCATGCAACAAAGGCCAAATGACCTAGTGCAGTTCTGTTTAGCTCTCTGGATATTGCTATAACCCTCGTGATTAGCTCGTTGTGCTATGTGATTCTCTCTTGGTTCGTGTGTATACAATACATGATATGATTAGCTGATCATGATATGTGATCTCGAGGTGTAGTAAGCCGTCGTTGGACCTGCATGCGTTACCATGGCTAAAACGACTGAGATTCTCTTAAGGGAAAATGTGCTCAGAATGACCATAATACATTTTTCTTACTTGTCACATGCTGAAAGGTTTTGACGCACCTAATGTTACTCAGATGGATACTTGGCTATCTTTAAATTTTTGCAACTTGCAATGTAGTGAACTTATTCATAATGAGAAAGTACTACACTTCTTTCGTGCCCTGATTTTACTGTGAAGCAATTAACCTCGGCCATGTCTTAACCTCAATAGTGTTGTTTCTTTGTTTTCACCACACTCAAACTGCCATTTGAGGTTGTTTATGAGTACACACTGTCTTATTGGTCGATTGGAACTGAAGATGTGACACTTAATGTTAGTGTTGCTGTTGAGTGGTGACACAGAACTTGGCTTGTGTTGGTCTTGGATTGGTCACTAGAGTTTTATCTGAGTGGAGGTTTCAGCGTTGACATGCGTTGGGAACATTGTCTTGTTCCTGGCATTTGTGTAGTAAACAAGTGAAAGGTGCACCTCCAGTCCTAATCATGGTTACTGCGTATGAAGCATGTTTGATGATGTCCTCAAAGTTGTCGACATGTCACAGCGCGCGCTGGTAACCTTGTGTGTGATAGTGTAGGAAGCTTCAAATTATTCATGCAATATGTAGATGCGTGTGAATTTTGTTCTGTCCCTTTGTGCAAAGACAAATACTGATTTTCATTACAAATGAGCTATACATGAGAAACGGGTATTAAGAACAAGTAAGTGCGAGGGAGTGGGACGTGCTTTGGGGCTATCCACGATAGTTGGGTGGCGCGCACCGGCTGGGCATTGGCAGGGTGGAGCTAGAGTAAAATTTCCCCTGATGCATCATCAAAGCTTGCAGCCTTTGTTAGCTGAATTTATGTCTCCCTCATGCACTTTTTTCCTGATTAACCTGGTGCACTTTGCTCATTGAGCTCACAAATACTAGTAAAAAGAATCTTAGACCCTGATGCATCAGGGAAAACATAAAAAGCTCCGCCCCTAGGCATTGGCAACTCCGGCCAAGTCACTTATAGGCCTCTGGTTGGGCAGGCGAGGCTGAGAAACAAAGGAAAATTGTAACCTTTGGCAACCATTGGCAACGATTATCCCTTTGCCAACCATTGGCAACGAGATTATACCTTTGCCAACCATTGGCAACGATGATTGAAAACCTTTGTGGCAAGTGTGTCATGTGTTCGGTCAAGGAATGGCCCGATCCTAGAAGGCCTCACCATGCATGCTAGCTATATTTAACCATGGTCATTTTGATTGTCGTGTCTGATGAGGAGTATCCTCAGTATGGGCGTGTACTGGTGAGGACAAGAGCATCGCAAGTTCGGTCACATAGCAATAAAATCTAGAGTTACATTCACCCATAGCCTCACAATACCAAATACCATGACAGGGTCCGGCGAGAGGTTTTGGAACATCCATCACCTAGGAGAGTCACTGGAAGTGTTCAGTCCGGAGGATAAGAAAATGAGAGCTTTGACTGCTAATGTGCAGGAATTCATTATCCAAACTGGGATATTATATATTCACTGACTGGAAATTACTCGTGGACACTGTCAAATTGCATGCACGATAAGACATATCCAAGTGCAATAAAGCTGTTGGGTTTGACTTAAAACTCTATGAAAGCTATATTAAATTCACTCTCTTTAAGCCCTAGAAACTATACCTTTTTTATAAAGGAAACATACCATAGTTTCTGGTTATTGTTCTAAAAAAACTAATAAACAACCAAAAATACAAGTAAGGTGTCCTCCTTCTCTAGGCATTCGTCTTACTCGTCCATTCCCTCTCATATCTCAACCCTATTGTATTGCTCTTCTATATTCCCACTTCATTGCGCGCACTACCGCGTACTAGAAAAAGACCACATATTTGTGTATCCCAAGTAGCACAGTACTCCACTAGGAAACATATTATGTCCCTCCTCTTACATAGCTGCTCAATGTTGTTTTTTTAACAAGGgcaaaagcttcatttcatcAGCGGCGGAGTACAAGTTACATCAAGGACTAAGAGAAAATGAAAAATtataaccaagtccaactttcttgCACAAAGGACCctaaaataaaaatgcaaaacACAATCGAGTCCTGCTCCTTCTCCACCTAGCTGAAGCATGACCACGCAGCCAACCGAGACATCGTCGGGGACAAAGCCACTTGGGAGGAGACAGCAGCAATGGCATACCAACCTGAAGATAGAAAAACACCATCAACCACCAAAGGACAGCGAAGCCCGCAATTGAGGTGGGAGTGGCCGCCCTTAGGCCATATGAGATGACAACAAACTTGCGGCTATCGTGGATGAACTCCCGGGAGCAGCTTCCGAACTCCCTTGCCATAGATCTACCCCACAACCGAGCATAGCCTGCATAACACCCTTCTCAACATCAGCACGGACAAAGAGGGGATTCTTTAGGCCAAAACCAGGCGCATCAGATCTGCAAAGGGAAAGGATTTTATTTGCAGAGGTTGCCACTTCCTCCTTTCCCATCACCTCCGGCCCTGACCACCAGAGCTTCCTGACGAGGAAGAAGACCTGAAGAGGCTCCAGATCTAGCCCACATGACATGCAGTAGACCTCACATATGCTCACGACATCCAGCCACTTCACAGCATCAAGCCATAGTCCGGTATCTCGCCAAAACCACCACCTACTATTAACAACCCTACACCCCACACCTCTCTTAGCCCATCTCCGGCCGGCTGTTCCAGCGGGGAGGACATAGTATCGGCCCGGCTCTCTCCGGTGGACTCTCAAGGGAAAGGGGAGGGGAGGGAAGGCTTCAAGAGGAAGGAGTCAGTTCCCAATGTTGTTTCATAGCTCGGCCTATAAAGGGAGTGCCATCAGATAGAGTGACGAGGGTCTAATGGTGTCGAGAATTCACACAAGCTCACAAGGACAAAGAAGCCCACTACGGTTTCGCAATAAAGGGTGCGGGTAAGACACGTAGCGCCATGATGCCGCAACAACAGAGAAGGTGGTGAAGAGCGTGCCGGCATATCCGTGAACTTCCTAACTCCACAGGTTTTAGTATTTAGATTGAAGATTTCATTGATTTCATCAACAGAAAGATAACAAACACGGACCAATTCAAATCGTATGTGTTAGAACATATAACAAAGAACTTGTACTTTACTCATATTACGCCGGACTACTTTCACCTTTATATATGTGGTAGTTCGAATATAAACATCCAAAGTTGAAATCTGCCTCAATAATAACATGTGAGGTGAAATTACTGGTTCTAGCTCAAACCTTTCAAAAGCTCTACATTTTAAACCCTGAGTAGCATAGGAGTATCTCAATAGGGATGGGTCGGAGATACGATTCTGAGAGGATAGGTGGTTGGGTGCAACCACACTCCGGGAACAATATCCAGCCTTGCACAAGATAGTACATCATAAGGATGTTACCCTTCAGGGAGTGATGGAAACCTCCCCACCATCTATGAGGTTCAAACGTGATGTAGTCACGTTTAACCTCTTGGAACGAATTACTACAAAAATTAGCTTCAATCCAACTGGTTCAAGGGAATGATATATTTCGCTAGGAACTCACCAAGAATGGCATATTCTCGGTAAAATCAATGTACAAAGCGATTAATAGAACTTATACAACCGGTCTATAATAATAAATGCATTTGGAGGCTGAGGATACCACTGAAAACGAAGGTACCTATGTTGTGGTGTCCTCaccaaagataaccttgcaaaCACAATTGGCATGGCTGTaaaaatgtgttttctgtcacGAAGATGAGACAATAAAACATCTCTTCTTCCATTACCGGTTCGCTAAAGTTATATGCTTAATCATTCAGATAGGATCTAACTTACATCCACCTCGAagcattgcaaatatttttggcaattgACTAAATTGGGTAGAGGTCAGGTTTAAAAATCTTATCAGAGTGGGAGCGATCGCCGTTATTTGGTCGCTATGGCTATGCAGAAATGATaaggtttttaatgacaaaaaCTCTTCTCTTATGCAGGTAATTTACCGGTCTACGGCTAcgctccgttcatggtcgtcgCTTCAGCGCGCGGAGAACcacgacctatttacggaggtgtctacacgattggagaaTTCGACCAAGAAGTTTATGACCCAACATGGGTGACTGCATAGTCTGCGCATTGCGGCTCCTATTCAATGATAGATTTTTGTTTCTCGTTACATTTCATTAAGAACTTAAGTTGTAAACTTCTTGAACGGCTGTGTACATCCTATCTATGCAGAGGTCGGATGTATTACGTCAAAACTTTTGAGTAATAAGCGTCTTTTTCGAAAAAGGAGTATCTCAATACACTGATCTTTTCTAATTCTACATTTTTAAAACCATTTTGCTGAGGTAACTACTGCAGTAGTCTATGTAATTCACCATTCTTCCCCAAAATCCCAGTAAACCGCAAAAACCACCAGGAAGAGGAGCCGTCTTCTTCCTTCCTCGCATACTCCAGATCCATCTCCCCTTCGAGCGGCCTCCCATGGCGTCGCCGTCGGGGAACCCTAACCCTACCTCGAGCGCCCCCTTCGAGCTCGCCAGCCTTTTCAACCCTCCCGCAAACCCCACAACCGTCCCGAGTCCCACCGGCATCTTCCCGGGCGCCCCGCCCGGCGCTCCGATGGCCTCGGCCCCGCCAGGACCCTACTCCTACCCGCCGGCGACGCCGCCCTTCCACCGCAACCCCTACCTCCCCTACCCGCCCGATCCCACCAGCGCCGCCCACTTCCCAGCCGCCGCCTACACGAACCCTAACCCCACTCCAAACCCTCTCCCTGTCCCCAACCCCGGACCCAACCCGAGCGCCCGGCTCATGCAGTTGCTGGGCAACGCCCACCTCGAGCCCACGTCGTCGCCTTCAGACTTCTCCTCCGGGGTGCCGGCGGGGATGCCGTCCGCGCCGCCGGCGAGGATGCCGTCCGCGCCGCCGGCGAGGATGGCCAGCAGCAAGATGCCCCGGGGCAGGCTGCTGGGGCCCGGGGACAGGGCCGTGCACGACGTCGACTCTCGGCTGCCCGGGGAGACGCGGCCGCCGCAGCTGGAGGTGACGCCCATCACCAAGTACACGTCCGACCCGGGGTTGGTGCTGGGCCGGCAGATCGCTGTGAACCGGAACTACATCGTGTACGGCCTCAAGATGGGCAACATACGCGTGCTCAACATCAACACCGCGCTCCGCTCGCTCCTCCGTGGGCACACACAGGTATGTCTGCTGCTGTGGATTGATCATGCGAGGAGAATTTGATTTGATGTCGCTTACTTTTGAGCGTTCAAGTGTTTGTTGGAGTCGGCCATGTTATTAGTGGGTTAAGGTGGACTGCAGATTTGTTGCTTTGTGCCTGAGCTCCGCAAGCATTAATTAGTACCTGCGAGGAAACCATGTGTGCTATCGTATTGACTGTATATTCATCTCCGCAAGCATAAACTGGATACAGATGTTGAAAAAAAACTAGATACAGATTTTTTTCATCAGAAAACGCCCACAGTTGCATAGGTACCTCACAAAATATGTGAATCTCAAAGCACGAACCGGCGCTGGATCTAGGGTTGTGTCTTATGATGACAGTATGTTATACTTCAGGGCAAAGGCTTAAGTATTAACTATGCGTGGGTGAAGTATGAATTGGAAGGTTATATTGTCAAATGAAATAATGTGGTCAGTACATACAGCAGAAAGCCAAAGGGAATAGTGAATGTAGTTGCTACATAAATCAGGTCGGAGGTTATTAATCAGTCATTTTTATACCTCACTGAATTCGTTCTTATTTCTCATACTGATGTGGAGCA
It includes:
- the LOC127317156 gene encoding uncharacterized protein, with amino-acid sequence MEEGVAATGNPTVTMAVPEVAANEGQHAEGSPEEAAVVDQHFEGSTMPMAAREEAAGAGQRAEGVTVPMVAPEKASDDSTVSMVAVPEETAVIDQHFEGSTVPMAVPEEAVGADQRAEGVTVPAPEKAAEDSAVSMVVPEKATDADQHLEGSTVSMVVTEEAVHVDQRGEGSTVSMVVTHEAADADQHGESSTVPMVMQEEAVITDQHIEGVRVPMVVPEAAADADHHIEDANTQYKHGDTDGIINVTPGEMRGIIEVIAETGKFWHEWSFLKRLLSLQLMQVLGEYSEVQMVMREDGQQQNSLSAEAHSELFSQLNDALLRFEEGPPFTLQRLCEILLDPKGTYKKLSKLALALEKTLLVTSTITKCTDPYPVAHGPNSEATAITEITDPVDAKPEKLPEHPAAVSNGTEHAGGDGDEEMADAEAEAGPGSHDDVEMQEEKPDHHMAGVDSHTSSGVAATCGTVGSSEQSLEPQS